The following proteins are co-located in the Solanum pennellii chromosome 8, SPENNV200 genome:
- the LOC114078444 gene encoding uncharacterized protein LOC114078444 yields the protein MKEGRQVMNYYALANKRALTIIKGDTKRTRYGCDIGCPFRCLISKDGKTEGFKIKTFINKHTCEEAFFNARADAVTLAQFFKNKLQNNSKYKVKDMRGELENDLILNVCQSELKRAKRMALEKLDGSFIDDYNKLEAYAQELKQSNPGSDVLINISKDALAEGKRKFLRMYICFDALKKGWKSGLRPFIGLDGTFLKGIRKDVLLVALGQDSMSSFYPLACAIVDKETSNTWCWFIELLKGSLDLKDGAKVTFISDMQKGLIDAVVKVLPEAQHRYCVRHIESNWCRKWRSGQMRKLMWWCAWSSYVEEFKDQLNKLGKLSEDGARNLVKYPPKAWCRAYFDTQCKNMMVDNNFTESFNAWILEARAKPIIKMLEEIRVQVMRLLVKNEKKLKTWVTDFSPECMKLYIDYRAIAHSCKVEFNGDWGYEVSDREDRHTVNLKEKRCTCRIWDLSGIPCPHAIKALTHKKVNPITEIHWSYSKEAYMLTYKNKMQPVRGQKILKVDPSSAMLPRNVVKQLGRPKMKRNREPDEERKRKGEWSQSRKGTQMTCNNCGKSNHNVRSCYKEKCTENNAHSKKGKRPMSNNEHGYDVEGGIEAETGAEAVTQEFEPYGPNVEDEEDPPLRPMVICESELRAEKLKKRVVPTGARKIQFYGDHIGASVPINLPYSPIKTTWKGKEAVPAGHVQVQAKKKRFKMMGVKDRNPVVDDDLL from the exons ATGAAAGAAGGTAGACAGGTTATGAATTATTATGCATTAGCTAACAAAAGGGCTTTGACTATAATAAAAGGTGATACAAAGAGAACTAGGTATGGTTGTGATATAGGATGTCCCTTTAGGTgtttgatttcaaaagatggCAAAACTGAAGGGTTTAAGATAAAGACTTTCATCAATAAGCACACATGTGAGGAGGCCTTTTTTAATGCTAGAGCTGATGCAGTTACTTTAGCTCAATTCTTCAAGAACAAGCTTCAAAATAATTCCAAGTATAAGGTAAAAGATATGAGAGGAGAGcttgaaaatgatttaatatTGAATGTGTGTCAGTCTGAACTTAAAAGGGCTAAGAGGATGGCTCTTGAGAAGTTGGATGGAAGTTTTATTGATGACTACAACAAGCTTGAGGCCTATGCACAAGAGCTTAAGCAATCCAATCCCGGAAGTGATGTTTTGATAAATATCTCTAAGGATGCCCTGGctgaaggaaaaagaaaatttttaaggaTGTACATCTGTTTTGATGCTCTTAAGAAAGGCTGGAAATCTGGTTTGAGGCCATTTATTGGACTTGATGGTACATTCTTGAAAGGTATACGTAAGGATGTTCTATTGGTTGCTCTAGGACAAGATTCTATGAGCAGTTTCTATCCACTAGCATGTGCAATAGTGGACAAAGAAACAAGCAATACATGGTGCTGGTTCATTGAGTTATTGAAGGGGTCTTTGGACCTTAAAGATGGTGCAAAAGTCACATTCATTTCGGATATGCAAAA GGGACTGATAGATGCTGTTGTCAAAGTGTTGCCTGAAGCTCAACATAGGTATTGTGTGAGACACATTGAGAGTAACTGGTGCAGAAAATGGAGGAGTGGTCAAATGAGGAAGCTTATGTGGTGGTGTGCTTGGAGTTCCTATGTTGAAGAGTTCAAGGACCAATTAAATAAGTTGGGGAAACTATCAGAAGATGGTGCAAGAAATTTGGTAAAGTATCCACCAAAGGCATGGTGTAGAGCTTATTTTGATACTCAGTGTAAGAACATGATGGTTGATAACAACTTCACTGAATCATTCAATGCATGGATTCTTGAGGCTAGAGCCAAGCCAATAATCAAGATGTTAGAAGAAATAAGAGTACAAGTGATGAGATTGCtagtgaaaaatgaaaagaagttgAAGACTTGGGTTACAGATTTCAGTCCGGAATGCATGAAGTTGTACATCGACTACAGGGCCATAGCACATAGTTGTAAGGTGGAGTTCAATGGAGATTGGGGCTATGAAGTGTCTGATAGAGAAGATAGACACACTGTCAATCTAAAGGAAAAGAGATGCACTTGCAGAATTTGGGATTTATCAGGTATTCCCTGCCCGCATGCCATCAAAGCATTGACACACAAAAAAGTAAACCCAATAACTGAAATACATTGGTCGTATAGCAAGGAGGCTTACATGCTAACATATAAAAACAAGATGCAGCCTGTAAGAGGTCAAAAAATTTTGAAGGTTGATCCTTCAAGTGCAATGTTGCCTCGTAATGTTGTGAAACAATTGGGTAGACCAAAAATGAAAAGGAATAGAGAACCagatgaagaaagaaaaagaaagggtGAATGGTCTCAGTCTAGAAAAGGCACTCAAATGACATGTAACAACTGTGGTAAATCAAATCACAATGTCAGGTCCTGTTACAAG gAAAAATGTACTGAAAATAATGCACATTCGAAGAAAGGCAAAAGGCCAATGTCTAACAATGAACATGGTTATGATGTTGAGGGTGGAATTGAAGCTGAAACTGGAGCTGAGGCTGTAACACAAGAGTTTGAACCATATGGTCCTAAtgttgaagatgaagaagaccCACCTCTAAGACCAATGGTGATTTGTGAATCGGAATTGAGGGCTGAGAAGTTGAAAAAAAGGGTTGTTCCAACTGGTGCAAGAAAAATTCAGTTTTATGGAGATCATATTGGTGCCTCAGTGCCAATTAATCTGCCTTATTCTCCAATCAAAACAACATGGAAGGGAAAAGAAGCTGTCCCTGCTGGACATGTGCAAGTGcaagcaaaaaagaaaagattcaaGATGATGGGGGTTAAGGACAGAAATCCTGTTGTAGATGAtgatttattgtaa
- the LOC107027789 gene encoding uncharacterized protein LOC107027789 — protein sequence MSRDSTVSSLSMVKCQCGIVTRIFTAFTPTNAGRRFYKCANPNGYKCAYWKWVDDPLHPRVANLIHNLKKENNYLHRESLEMKMADLEKYLASEIEEKCERLNKEVVIDNEDVVIDKSKTKVDQIWIVIAMLWCCFAAFITFWVMK from the exons ATGAGTCGGGACTCGACTGTTTCAAGTCTGTCGATGGTAAAGTGTCAATGTGGTATTGTGACGAGGATTTTCACGGCTTTCACTCCAACTAATGCTGGAAGACGCTTTTATAAGTGTGCTAATCCTAAT GGTTATAAATGTGCTTATTGGAAATGGGTTGATGATCCGCTCCATCCTAGAGTTGCAAATCTAATCCACAATTTAAAGAAGGAAAACAATTATCTTCATCGTGAAAGTTTGGAGATGAAGATGGCTGATCTTGAAAAGTATTTGGCAtctgaaattgaagaaaaatgtgAACGTCTAAATAAAGAGGTTGTTATCGATAATGAAGATGTTGTTATCGATAAGTCTAAGACAAAAGTTGATCAAATATGGATTGTGATAGCTATGTTGTGGTGTTGTTTTGCAGCATTCATCACATTCTGGGTAATGAAGTAG